A genomic window from Lutra lutra chromosome 17, mLutLut1.2, whole genome shotgun sequence includes:
- the C17H19orf85 gene encoding uncharacterized protein C19orf85 homolog, with protein sequence MHPGVPAAPAVSEPSPRELCAFVSGATTHMLRTLHPRRTRPPKRRPNHRRFLHNQICRQFAKIEAATQELALSILSQEAPPQRPPPRRPPPPPPSPFLGVACAVAPTEAPYASPSLSLAALDASTLDLFDDIALTSECPSGPSELSCCTWGQPDLRQASHFYNPPPPPSNALEGVDGPWASEVDWVGRWEVPCACHSQGIPEGWGTCSP encoded by the exons ATGCACCCCGGGGTGCCTGCAGCCCCTGCAGTCTCTGAGCCCAGCCCCCGGGAACTGTGTGCCTTCGTGAGTGGGGCCACTACCCACATGCTGCGCACTCTGCACCCCCGGCGGACCCGGCCCCCCAAAAGGAGGCCCAACCACAGGAGGTTTCTTCACAACCAGATCTGCAG GCAGTTTGCCAAGATTGAAGCTGCCACCCAGGAGCTGGCCCTGTCTATCCTGTCCCAGGAGGCACCTCCACAGAGACCTCCGCCCCGAAGACCACCCCCGCCGCCTCCGTCCCCCTTCCTGGGGGTGGCCTGTGCTGTGGCTCCCACCGAGGCACCCTATGCCAGCCCCAGCCTGAGCCTCGCGGCCCTGGACGCCTCCACCCTAGACCTCTTTGATGATATTGCACTCACCTCAGAGTGTCCCTCAGGGCCATCTGAGTTGTCCTGCTGCACTTGGGGCCAGCCAGACCTGAGGCAGGCTTCACATTTCTAtaatcccccaccccctccctcaaaTGCCCTGGAGGGTGTGGACGGGCCCTGGGCTTCTGAGGTGGATtgggtgggcaggtgggaggtGCCCTGTGCCTGCCATTCTCAGGGAATCCCTGAGGGCTGGGGGACCTGCTCCCCATAA
- the ZNF628 gene encoding zinc finger protein 628 isoform X1 encodes MGDSEKWPHSRYVRAGTGEPADGLGIGGVMVGSHADMAPASTTEGPGEKPGPTAPTPAAQYECGECGKSFRWSSRLLHHQRTHTGERPYKCPDCPKAFKGSSALLYHQRGHTGERPYQCPDCPKAFKRSSLLQIHRSVHTGLRAFTCGQCGLAFKWSSHYQYHLRQHTGERPYPCPDCPKAFKNSSSLRRHRHVHTGERPYTCGVCGKSFTQSTNLRQHQRVHTGERPFRCPLCPKTFTHSSNLLLHQRTHGSAAAAAPPQHEPGAKVLVSDAYLHAPPPPPPPAPPPVVPELFLAAAETTVELVYRCEGCELGFGSEELLLEHQPCPGPEAATPPQDGHATTVPKADPAPPPSQSPPAPAPQPPPASAAPGFACLPCGKSFRTVAGLSRHQHSHGAAGGQAFRCGSCDGAFPQLASLLAHQQCHVEEAAAGRPPPQAEAAEVTCPQEPLAPAAAAPPAAAAAAPAPAPAGTERPYKCAECGKAFKGSSGLRYHLRDHTGERPYQCGECGKAFKRSSLLAIHQRVHTGLRAFTCGQCGLTFKWSSHYQYHLRLHSGERPYACGECGKAFRNTSCLRRHRHVHTGERPHACGVCGKSFAQTSNLRQHQRVHTGERPFRCPLCPKTFTHSSNLLLHQRTHSAERPFACPVCGRSFVMAAYLQRHLRTHAPAPTVAAGPTAPAAGSQPPAPLAAAPAASATQDVHVLPHLQATLSLEVAGGPAPAPPPGQAAPNSQTFLLVQTAQGLQLIPSSVQPPTPPPPPAPPKLILLPSSSPGAGSSRGRQGPLAAGKSGQAPGVVWLPGPGGLGVQSGGNAGASGGGQSLIVLQNVGGGEAGAQEVSGVQLQPLRPAPEVTAVQLQPAQEVTTVQLQPAQEVTTVQLQPVAGQLSNPSGGAVTTEAPNLLVVQSGTAEELLAGPGPGEPGDGDASTGVVQDVLFETLQTDEGLQSVLVLSGADGEQTQLCVQEVETLPTGLAEPPAPGPPGQKLLIIRSAPATELLENSPGGGGAPTLQLLTPPPPGQASAPVSISTAPTSQMVQVVPTGAAPGGMPPQGLPSIQIVQTLPAVQLVHTF; translated from the exons ATGGGGGACTCAGAGAAGTGGCCACATTCCAGATATGTTCGTGCTGGGACAGGAGAGCCCGCCGATGGGTTGGGCATAGGTG GTGTGATGGTCGGCTCCCACGCAGACATGGCACCCGCCTCTACCACCGAGGGGCCCGGGGAGAAGCCCGGCCCCACGGCCCCCACCCCGGCGGCCCAGTATGAGTGTGGGGAGTGTGGCAAGTCGTTCCGGTGGTCATCTCGGCTCCTCCACCACCAGCGCACGCACACGGGCGAGCGGCCCTACAAGTGCCCTGACTGCCCCAAGGCCTTCAAGGGCTCGTCCGCCCTGCTCTACCACCAGCGGGGCCACACGGGTGAGCGGCCCTACCAGTGCCCCGACTGCCCCAAGGCCTTCAAGCGCTCCTCGCTGCTGCAGATACACCGCAGTGTGCACACGGGCCTGCGGGCCTTCACGTGCGGCCAGTGCGGCCTGGCCTTCAAGTGGTCTTCACACTATCAGTACCACCTGCGGCAGCACACGGGCGAGCGGCCCTACCCGTGTCCCGACTGCCCCAAGGCCTTCAAGAACTCGTCCAGCCTGCGGCGTCACCGGCACGTGCACACGGGAGAGCGGCCCTACACCTGCGGCGTGTGCGGCAAGAGCTTCACCCAGAGCACCAACCTGCGGCAGCACCAGCGCGTGCACACGGGCGAGCGGCCCTTCCGCTGCCCGCTCTGCCCCAAGACCTTCACGCACTCGTCCAATCTGCTGCTGCACCAGCGCACCCACGGCTCGGCCGCTGCCGCCGCCCCACCGCAGCACGAGCCCGGCGCCAAGGTCTTGGTGTCGGATGCCTACTTGCacgcgcccccgccgccgccgccgcctgcgcCTCCCCCCGTGGTGCCGGAGCTCTTTCTGGCTGCGGCGGAGACCACGGTGGAGCTGGTGTACCGCTGCGAGGGCTGCGAGCTGGGCTTCGGCAGCGAGGAGCTGCTCCTAGAgcaccagccctgccctgggcccgaggccgccaccccaccccaggacGGGCACGCCACCACGGTGCCCAAGGCAGAccccgccccgccgccctccCAGTCCCCGCCGGCCCCCGCACCACAGCCCCCGCCTGCCTCCGCAGCCCCCGGCTTCGCCTGCCTCCCGTGCGGGAAGTCCTTCCGGACGGTGGCCGGCCTCTCCCGCCACCAGCACAGCCACGGCGCGGCAGGCGGGCAGGCGTTCCGCTGTGGCAGCTGCGACGGTGCCTTCCCGCAGCTGGCCAGCCTCCTGGCGCACCAGCAGTGCCACGTGGAAGAGGCGGCTGCCGGGCGCCCGCCCCCCCAGGCGGAGGCTGCCGAGGTCACCTgtccccaggagcccctggccccagccgccgccgccccacccgccgctgctgccgccgcgcCGGCGCCCGCCCCCGCGGGCACTGAGCGGCCCTACAAATGTGCGGAGTGTGGCAAGGCCTTCAAGGGCTCCTCGGGGCTGCGCTACCACCTGCGGGACCACACGGGCGAGCGGCCCTACCAGTGCGGCGAGTGCGGCAAGGCCTTCAAGCGCTCCTCGCTGCTGGCCATCCACCAGCGCGTGCACACGGGCCTGCGAGCCTTCACGTGTGGCCAGTGCGGCCTCACGTTCAAGTGGTCCTCGCACTACCAGTACCACCTGCGGCTGCACTCGGGCGAGCGGCCCTACGCCTGCGGGGAGTGCGGCAAGGCCTTCCGGAACACGTCGTGCCTGCGGCGCCACCGGCACGTGCACACGGGCGAGCGGCCCCACGCCTGCGGCGTGTGCGGCAAGAGCTTCGCGCAGACCTCCAACCTGCGGCAGCACCAGCGCGTGCACACGGGCGAGCGGCCCTTCCGCTGCCCGCTCTGCCCCAAGACCTTCACGCACTCGTCCAACCTGCTGCTGCACCAGCGCACGCACTCCGCCGAGCGCCCCTTTGCCTGCCCTGTGTGCGGCCGCAGCTTCGTCATGGCGGCCTACCTGCAGCGGCACCTGAGGACGCACGCCCCCGCGCCCACGGTCGCCGCCGGCCCCACAGCCCCCGCCGCCGGctcccagccccccgccccgctgGCTGCCGCCCCAGCCGCGTCTGCCACCCAAGACGTCCATGTTCTCCCGCACCTCCAGGCCACGCTCTCCCTCGAAGTGGCAGGGGGCCCGGctccggccccgcccccaggccagGCAGCCCCCAACTCCCAGACTTTTCTCCTGGTGCAGACTGCCCAGGGCCTGCAACTCATCCCCAGCAGCGTCCAGCCACCCACTCCACCGCCCCCACCGGCTCCCCCCAAGCTCATCCTGCTGCCCTCGTCCAGTCCTGGTGCCGGGAGCAGCCGCGGTAGGCAGGGCCCACTAGCAGCAGGAAAATCTGGCCAGGCGCCTGGAGTAGTATGGCTGCCAGGTCCTGGGGGACTGGGGGTTCAGAGCGGGGGCAACGCAGGGGCCAGCGGGGGAGGGCAGAGCCTCATCGTTCTACAGAatgtagggggtggggaggcaggggcacAGGAAGTGAGTGGGGTCCAGCTCCAGCCCCTCCGGCCAGCCCCGGAAGTGACCGCGGTCCAGCTCCAGCCAGCCCAGGAGGTGACCACGGTCCAGCTCCAGCCGGCTCAGGAGGTGACCACGGTCCAGCTCCAGCCTGTGGCAGGCCAGCTCTCCAATCCCAGTGGGGGAGCAGTGACCACTGAGGCCCCCAACCTGCTGGTGGTTCAGAGTGGTACAGCTGAGGAGCTGCTGGCGGGCCCTGGCCCCGGGGAGCCCGGTGATGGTGACGCCAGTACTGGCGTCGTCCAGGATGTCCTCTTCGAGACACTGCAGACAGATGAGGGGTTGCAGAGCGTCCTGGTGCTGAGCGGGGCAGATGGCGAGCAGACCCAGCTATGTGTGCAGGAGGTAGAGACCCTCCCCACTGGGCTGGCAGagcctcctgccccaggcccacCGGGACAGAAACTGCTCATCATCCGCAGCGCACCGGCCACGGAGCTGCTGGAGAACAGCCCCGGTGGGGGAGGAGCTCCCACACTGCAGCTGCTGACCCCTCCACCACCCGGCCAAGCCTCTGCTCCAGTGAGCATCTCCACGGCACCCACCTCCCAGATGGTCCAAGTGGTACCCACTGGCGCTGCCCCCGGAGGCATGCCCCCACAGGGCCTGCCCTCTATCCAGATTGTCCAGACTCTGCCCGCAGTCCAGCTGGTGCACACATTTTGA
- the ZNF628 gene encoding zinc finger protein 628 isoform X2, giving the protein MAGVMVGSHADMAPASTTEGPGEKPGPTAPTPAAQYECGECGKSFRWSSRLLHHQRTHTGERPYKCPDCPKAFKGSSALLYHQRGHTGERPYQCPDCPKAFKRSSLLQIHRSVHTGLRAFTCGQCGLAFKWSSHYQYHLRQHTGERPYPCPDCPKAFKNSSSLRRHRHVHTGERPYTCGVCGKSFTQSTNLRQHQRVHTGERPFRCPLCPKTFTHSSNLLLHQRTHGSAAAAAPPQHEPGAKVLVSDAYLHAPPPPPPPAPPPVVPELFLAAAETTVELVYRCEGCELGFGSEELLLEHQPCPGPEAATPPQDGHATTVPKADPAPPPSQSPPAPAPQPPPASAAPGFACLPCGKSFRTVAGLSRHQHSHGAAGGQAFRCGSCDGAFPQLASLLAHQQCHVEEAAAGRPPPQAEAAEVTCPQEPLAPAAAAPPAAAAAAPAPAPAGTERPYKCAECGKAFKGSSGLRYHLRDHTGERPYQCGECGKAFKRSSLLAIHQRVHTGLRAFTCGQCGLTFKWSSHYQYHLRLHSGERPYACGECGKAFRNTSCLRRHRHVHTGERPHACGVCGKSFAQTSNLRQHQRVHTGERPFRCPLCPKTFTHSSNLLLHQRTHSAERPFACPVCGRSFVMAAYLQRHLRTHAPAPTVAAGPTAPAAGSQPPAPLAAAPAASATQDVHVLPHLQATLSLEVAGGPAPAPPPGQAAPNSQTFLLVQTAQGLQLIPSSVQPPTPPPPPAPPKLILLPSSSPGAGSSRGRQGPLAAGKSGQAPGVVWLPGPGGLGVQSGGNAGASGGGQSLIVLQNVGGGEAGAQEVSGVQLQPLRPAPEVTAVQLQPAQEVTTVQLQPAQEVTTVQLQPVAGQLSNPSGGAVTTEAPNLLVVQSGTAEELLAGPGPGEPGDGDASTGVVQDVLFETLQTDEGLQSVLVLSGADGEQTQLCVQEVETLPTGLAEPPAPGPPGQKLLIIRSAPATELLENSPGGGGAPTLQLLTPPPPGQASAPVSISTAPTSQMVQVVPTGAAPGGMPPQGLPSIQIVQTLPAVQLVHTF; this is encoded by the exons ATGGCTG GTGTGATGGTCGGCTCCCACGCAGACATGGCACCCGCCTCTACCACCGAGGGGCCCGGGGAGAAGCCCGGCCCCACGGCCCCCACCCCGGCGGCCCAGTATGAGTGTGGGGAGTGTGGCAAGTCGTTCCGGTGGTCATCTCGGCTCCTCCACCACCAGCGCACGCACACGGGCGAGCGGCCCTACAAGTGCCCTGACTGCCCCAAGGCCTTCAAGGGCTCGTCCGCCCTGCTCTACCACCAGCGGGGCCACACGGGTGAGCGGCCCTACCAGTGCCCCGACTGCCCCAAGGCCTTCAAGCGCTCCTCGCTGCTGCAGATACACCGCAGTGTGCACACGGGCCTGCGGGCCTTCACGTGCGGCCAGTGCGGCCTGGCCTTCAAGTGGTCTTCACACTATCAGTACCACCTGCGGCAGCACACGGGCGAGCGGCCCTACCCGTGTCCCGACTGCCCCAAGGCCTTCAAGAACTCGTCCAGCCTGCGGCGTCACCGGCACGTGCACACGGGAGAGCGGCCCTACACCTGCGGCGTGTGCGGCAAGAGCTTCACCCAGAGCACCAACCTGCGGCAGCACCAGCGCGTGCACACGGGCGAGCGGCCCTTCCGCTGCCCGCTCTGCCCCAAGACCTTCACGCACTCGTCCAATCTGCTGCTGCACCAGCGCACCCACGGCTCGGCCGCTGCCGCCGCCCCACCGCAGCACGAGCCCGGCGCCAAGGTCTTGGTGTCGGATGCCTACTTGCacgcgcccccgccgccgccgccgcctgcgcCTCCCCCCGTGGTGCCGGAGCTCTTTCTGGCTGCGGCGGAGACCACGGTGGAGCTGGTGTACCGCTGCGAGGGCTGCGAGCTGGGCTTCGGCAGCGAGGAGCTGCTCCTAGAgcaccagccctgccctgggcccgaggccgccaccccaccccaggacGGGCACGCCACCACGGTGCCCAAGGCAGAccccgccccgccgccctccCAGTCCCCGCCGGCCCCCGCACCACAGCCCCCGCCTGCCTCCGCAGCCCCCGGCTTCGCCTGCCTCCCGTGCGGGAAGTCCTTCCGGACGGTGGCCGGCCTCTCCCGCCACCAGCACAGCCACGGCGCGGCAGGCGGGCAGGCGTTCCGCTGTGGCAGCTGCGACGGTGCCTTCCCGCAGCTGGCCAGCCTCCTGGCGCACCAGCAGTGCCACGTGGAAGAGGCGGCTGCCGGGCGCCCGCCCCCCCAGGCGGAGGCTGCCGAGGTCACCTgtccccaggagcccctggccccagccgccgccgccccacccgccgctgctgccgccgcgcCGGCGCCCGCCCCCGCGGGCACTGAGCGGCCCTACAAATGTGCGGAGTGTGGCAAGGCCTTCAAGGGCTCCTCGGGGCTGCGCTACCACCTGCGGGACCACACGGGCGAGCGGCCCTACCAGTGCGGCGAGTGCGGCAAGGCCTTCAAGCGCTCCTCGCTGCTGGCCATCCACCAGCGCGTGCACACGGGCCTGCGAGCCTTCACGTGTGGCCAGTGCGGCCTCACGTTCAAGTGGTCCTCGCACTACCAGTACCACCTGCGGCTGCACTCGGGCGAGCGGCCCTACGCCTGCGGGGAGTGCGGCAAGGCCTTCCGGAACACGTCGTGCCTGCGGCGCCACCGGCACGTGCACACGGGCGAGCGGCCCCACGCCTGCGGCGTGTGCGGCAAGAGCTTCGCGCAGACCTCCAACCTGCGGCAGCACCAGCGCGTGCACACGGGCGAGCGGCCCTTCCGCTGCCCGCTCTGCCCCAAGACCTTCACGCACTCGTCCAACCTGCTGCTGCACCAGCGCACGCACTCCGCCGAGCGCCCCTTTGCCTGCCCTGTGTGCGGCCGCAGCTTCGTCATGGCGGCCTACCTGCAGCGGCACCTGAGGACGCACGCCCCCGCGCCCACGGTCGCCGCCGGCCCCACAGCCCCCGCCGCCGGctcccagccccccgccccgctgGCTGCCGCCCCAGCCGCGTCTGCCACCCAAGACGTCCATGTTCTCCCGCACCTCCAGGCCACGCTCTCCCTCGAAGTGGCAGGGGGCCCGGctccggccccgcccccaggccagGCAGCCCCCAACTCCCAGACTTTTCTCCTGGTGCAGACTGCCCAGGGCCTGCAACTCATCCCCAGCAGCGTCCAGCCACCCACTCCACCGCCCCCACCGGCTCCCCCCAAGCTCATCCTGCTGCCCTCGTCCAGTCCTGGTGCCGGGAGCAGCCGCGGTAGGCAGGGCCCACTAGCAGCAGGAAAATCTGGCCAGGCGCCTGGAGTAGTATGGCTGCCAGGTCCTGGGGGACTGGGGGTTCAGAGCGGGGGCAACGCAGGGGCCAGCGGGGGAGGGCAGAGCCTCATCGTTCTACAGAatgtagggggtggggaggcaggggcacAGGAAGTGAGTGGGGTCCAGCTCCAGCCCCTCCGGCCAGCCCCGGAAGTGACCGCGGTCCAGCTCCAGCCAGCCCAGGAGGTGACCACGGTCCAGCTCCAGCCGGCTCAGGAGGTGACCACGGTCCAGCTCCAGCCTGTGGCAGGCCAGCTCTCCAATCCCAGTGGGGGAGCAGTGACCACTGAGGCCCCCAACCTGCTGGTGGTTCAGAGTGGTACAGCTGAGGAGCTGCTGGCGGGCCCTGGCCCCGGGGAGCCCGGTGATGGTGACGCCAGTACTGGCGTCGTCCAGGATGTCCTCTTCGAGACACTGCAGACAGATGAGGGGTTGCAGAGCGTCCTGGTGCTGAGCGGGGCAGATGGCGAGCAGACCCAGCTATGTGTGCAGGAGGTAGAGACCCTCCCCACTGGGCTGGCAGagcctcctgccccaggcccacCGGGACAGAAACTGCTCATCATCCGCAGCGCACCGGCCACGGAGCTGCTGGAGAACAGCCCCGGTGGGGGAGGAGCTCCCACACTGCAGCTGCTGACCCCTCCACCACCCGGCCAAGCCTCTGCTCCAGTGAGCATCTCCACGGCACCCACCTCCCAGATGGTCCAAGTGGTACCCACTGGCGCTGCCCCCGGAGGCATGCCCCCACAGGGCCTGCCCTCTATCCAGATTGTCCAGACTCTGCCCGCAGTCCAGCTGGTGCACACATTTTGA
- the ZNF628 gene encoding zinc finger protein 628 isoform X3: MVGSHADMAPASTTEGPGEKPGPTAPTPAAQYECGECGKSFRWSSRLLHHQRTHTGERPYKCPDCPKAFKGSSALLYHQRGHTGERPYQCPDCPKAFKRSSLLQIHRSVHTGLRAFTCGQCGLAFKWSSHYQYHLRQHTGERPYPCPDCPKAFKNSSSLRRHRHVHTGERPYTCGVCGKSFTQSTNLRQHQRVHTGERPFRCPLCPKTFTHSSNLLLHQRTHGSAAAAAPPQHEPGAKVLVSDAYLHAPPPPPPPAPPPVVPELFLAAAETTVELVYRCEGCELGFGSEELLLEHQPCPGPEAATPPQDGHATTVPKADPAPPPSQSPPAPAPQPPPASAAPGFACLPCGKSFRTVAGLSRHQHSHGAAGGQAFRCGSCDGAFPQLASLLAHQQCHVEEAAAGRPPPQAEAAEVTCPQEPLAPAAAAPPAAAAAAPAPAPAGTERPYKCAECGKAFKGSSGLRYHLRDHTGERPYQCGECGKAFKRSSLLAIHQRVHTGLRAFTCGQCGLTFKWSSHYQYHLRLHSGERPYACGECGKAFRNTSCLRRHRHVHTGERPHACGVCGKSFAQTSNLRQHQRVHTGERPFRCPLCPKTFTHSSNLLLHQRTHSAERPFACPVCGRSFVMAAYLQRHLRTHAPAPTVAAGPTAPAAGSQPPAPLAAAPAASATQDVHVLPHLQATLSLEVAGGPAPAPPPGQAAPNSQTFLLVQTAQGLQLIPSSVQPPTPPPPPAPPKLILLPSSSPGAGSSRGRQGPLAAGKSGQAPGVVWLPGPGGLGVQSGGNAGASGGGQSLIVLQNVGGGEAGAQEVSGVQLQPLRPAPEVTAVQLQPAQEVTTVQLQPAQEVTTVQLQPVAGQLSNPSGGAVTTEAPNLLVVQSGTAEELLAGPGPGEPGDGDASTGVVQDVLFETLQTDEGLQSVLVLSGADGEQTQLCVQEVETLPTGLAEPPAPGPPGQKLLIIRSAPATELLENSPGGGGAPTLQLLTPPPPGQASAPVSISTAPTSQMVQVVPTGAAPGGMPPQGLPSIQIVQTLPAVQLVHTF, encoded by the coding sequence ATGGTCGGCTCCCACGCAGACATGGCACCCGCCTCTACCACCGAGGGGCCCGGGGAGAAGCCCGGCCCCACGGCCCCCACCCCGGCGGCCCAGTATGAGTGTGGGGAGTGTGGCAAGTCGTTCCGGTGGTCATCTCGGCTCCTCCACCACCAGCGCACGCACACGGGCGAGCGGCCCTACAAGTGCCCTGACTGCCCCAAGGCCTTCAAGGGCTCGTCCGCCCTGCTCTACCACCAGCGGGGCCACACGGGTGAGCGGCCCTACCAGTGCCCCGACTGCCCCAAGGCCTTCAAGCGCTCCTCGCTGCTGCAGATACACCGCAGTGTGCACACGGGCCTGCGGGCCTTCACGTGCGGCCAGTGCGGCCTGGCCTTCAAGTGGTCTTCACACTATCAGTACCACCTGCGGCAGCACACGGGCGAGCGGCCCTACCCGTGTCCCGACTGCCCCAAGGCCTTCAAGAACTCGTCCAGCCTGCGGCGTCACCGGCACGTGCACACGGGAGAGCGGCCCTACACCTGCGGCGTGTGCGGCAAGAGCTTCACCCAGAGCACCAACCTGCGGCAGCACCAGCGCGTGCACACGGGCGAGCGGCCCTTCCGCTGCCCGCTCTGCCCCAAGACCTTCACGCACTCGTCCAATCTGCTGCTGCACCAGCGCACCCACGGCTCGGCCGCTGCCGCCGCCCCACCGCAGCACGAGCCCGGCGCCAAGGTCTTGGTGTCGGATGCCTACTTGCacgcgcccccgccgccgccgccgcctgcgcCTCCCCCCGTGGTGCCGGAGCTCTTTCTGGCTGCGGCGGAGACCACGGTGGAGCTGGTGTACCGCTGCGAGGGCTGCGAGCTGGGCTTCGGCAGCGAGGAGCTGCTCCTAGAgcaccagccctgccctgggcccgaggccgccaccccaccccaggacGGGCACGCCACCACGGTGCCCAAGGCAGAccccgccccgccgccctccCAGTCCCCGCCGGCCCCCGCACCACAGCCCCCGCCTGCCTCCGCAGCCCCCGGCTTCGCCTGCCTCCCGTGCGGGAAGTCCTTCCGGACGGTGGCCGGCCTCTCCCGCCACCAGCACAGCCACGGCGCGGCAGGCGGGCAGGCGTTCCGCTGTGGCAGCTGCGACGGTGCCTTCCCGCAGCTGGCCAGCCTCCTGGCGCACCAGCAGTGCCACGTGGAAGAGGCGGCTGCCGGGCGCCCGCCCCCCCAGGCGGAGGCTGCCGAGGTCACCTgtccccaggagcccctggccccagccgccgccgccccacccgccgctgctgccgccgcgcCGGCGCCCGCCCCCGCGGGCACTGAGCGGCCCTACAAATGTGCGGAGTGTGGCAAGGCCTTCAAGGGCTCCTCGGGGCTGCGCTACCACCTGCGGGACCACACGGGCGAGCGGCCCTACCAGTGCGGCGAGTGCGGCAAGGCCTTCAAGCGCTCCTCGCTGCTGGCCATCCACCAGCGCGTGCACACGGGCCTGCGAGCCTTCACGTGTGGCCAGTGCGGCCTCACGTTCAAGTGGTCCTCGCACTACCAGTACCACCTGCGGCTGCACTCGGGCGAGCGGCCCTACGCCTGCGGGGAGTGCGGCAAGGCCTTCCGGAACACGTCGTGCCTGCGGCGCCACCGGCACGTGCACACGGGCGAGCGGCCCCACGCCTGCGGCGTGTGCGGCAAGAGCTTCGCGCAGACCTCCAACCTGCGGCAGCACCAGCGCGTGCACACGGGCGAGCGGCCCTTCCGCTGCCCGCTCTGCCCCAAGACCTTCACGCACTCGTCCAACCTGCTGCTGCACCAGCGCACGCACTCCGCCGAGCGCCCCTTTGCCTGCCCTGTGTGCGGCCGCAGCTTCGTCATGGCGGCCTACCTGCAGCGGCACCTGAGGACGCACGCCCCCGCGCCCACGGTCGCCGCCGGCCCCACAGCCCCCGCCGCCGGctcccagccccccgccccgctgGCTGCCGCCCCAGCCGCGTCTGCCACCCAAGACGTCCATGTTCTCCCGCACCTCCAGGCCACGCTCTCCCTCGAAGTGGCAGGGGGCCCGGctccggccccgcccccaggccagGCAGCCCCCAACTCCCAGACTTTTCTCCTGGTGCAGACTGCCCAGGGCCTGCAACTCATCCCCAGCAGCGTCCAGCCACCCACTCCACCGCCCCCACCGGCTCCCCCCAAGCTCATCCTGCTGCCCTCGTCCAGTCCTGGTGCCGGGAGCAGCCGCGGTAGGCAGGGCCCACTAGCAGCAGGAAAATCTGGCCAGGCGCCTGGAGTAGTATGGCTGCCAGGTCCTGGGGGACTGGGGGTTCAGAGCGGGGGCAACGCAGGGGCCAGCGGGGGAGGGCAGAGCCTCATCGTTCTACAGAatgtagggggtggggaggcaggggcacAGGAAGTGAGTGGGGTCCAGCTCCAGCCCCTCCGGCCAGCCCCGGAAGTGACCGCGGTCCAGCTCCAGCCAGCCCAGGAGGTGACCACGGTCCAGCTCCAGCCGGCTCAGGAGGTGACCACGGTCCAGCTCCAGCCTGTGGCAGGCCAGCTCTCCAATCCCAGTGGGGGAGCAGTGACCACTGAGGCCCCCAACCTGCTGGTGGTTCAGAGTGGTACAGCTGAGGAGCTGCTGGCGGGCCCTGGCCCCGGGGAGCCCGGTGATGGTGACGCCAGTACTGGCGTCGTCCAGGATGTCCTCTTCGAGACACTGCAGACAGATGAGGGGTTGCAGAGCGTCCTGGTGCTGAGCGGGGCAGATGGCGAGCAGACCCAGCTATGTGTGCAGGAGGTAGAGACCCTCCCCACTGGGCTGGCAGagcctcctgccccaggcccacCGGGACAGAAACTGCTCATCATCCGCAGCGCACCGGCCACGGAGCTGCTGGAGAACAGCCCCGGTGGGGGAGGAGCTCCCACACTGCAGCTGCTGACCCCTCCACCACCCGGCCAAGCCTCTGCTCCAGTGAGCATCTCCACGGCACCCACCTCCCAGATGGTCCAAGTGGTACCCACTGGCGCTGCCCCCGGAGGCATGCCCCCACAGGGCCTGCCCTCTATCCAGATTGTCCAGACTCTGCCCGCAGTCCAGCTGGTGCACACATTTTGA
- the NAT14 gene encoding probable N-acetyltransferase 14 produces MAPGHLSVREMREDERPLVLEMLKAGVKDTENRVALHALTRPPALLLLAAASSGLRFVLASFVLALLLPVFLAVAAMKLGLRARWGSLPPPGGLGGPWVAVRSSGDVCGVLALAPGSSAGDGARVTRLSVSRWHRRRGVGRRLLAFAESRARAWAGGMGEPRARLVVPVAVAAWGVAGMLEGCGYQAEGSWGCMGYTLVREFSKDL; encoded by the exons ATGGCCCCCGGCCACTTGTCAGTGCGGGAGATGAGGGAAGATGAGAGACCCCTGGTGCTGGAGATGCTGAAG GCAGGTGTGAAGGACACAGAGAACCGAGTGGCCCTCCACGCTCTGACGCGGCCACCAGCCCTGCTCCTCCTGGCAGCGGCCAGCAGCGGCCTGCGATTCGTCCTGGCCTCCTTCGTCCTGGCCCTTCTCCTTCCCGTGTTCCTGGCTGTGGCAGCCATGAAGCTGGGCCTGCGGGCCCGATGGGGCTCGCTGCCTCCGCCAGGCGGcctggggggcccctgggtggccgtGCGTAGCTCGGGCGATGTGTGTGGGGTCCTGGCCCTGGCCCCAGGCTCCAGCGCTGGGGACGGGGCCCGGGTCACCCGCCTCTCTGTCTCTCGCTGGCACCGCCGCCGAGGTGTGGGCCGGAGGTTGCTGGCCTTTGCCGAATCCCGGGCACGGGCCTGGGCAGGCGGCATGGGGGAGCCCCGGGCCCGGCTCGTGGTCCCCGTGGCAGTGGCAGcgtggggggtggcggggatgCTGGAGGGGTGTGGCTACCAGGCTGAAGGGAGCTGGGGCTGCATGGGGTACACGCTGGTGAGGGAGTTCAGCAAGGACCTGTGA